A genome region from Anopheles stephensi strain Indian chromosome 2, UCI_ANSTEP_V1.0, whole genome shotgun sequence includes the following:
- the LOC118503176 gene encoding chymotrypsin-2-like, whose amino-acid sequence MNRLVAFVVLCVAVLASAEDTSVRATEWQGRIVGGMNAVSGQFPYQVSLTSLSNQHFCGGAIIGDRWILTAGHCLINRKPENVIAVIGALTSAHGGFNYDAQQFIVHPNFNEWTQENDIAIVRTKWTIHFNTAVFPVKMARTYTLANRAVLASGWGLTTLSVPKPADVLQYVALRTISNDDCSQRFRNLQNRVITSSNLCTFSRNEQGTCMGDSGGPLVSDGELVGLVSWGIPCAVGYPDVYVRVASFRAWITAITGVY is encoded by the exons ATGAACCGGTTGGTTGCGTTTGTGGTACTATGTGTGGCCGTTTTGGCGAGTGCTGAGG ACACATCAGTCCGTGCCACCGAATGGCAGGGCCGTATTGTCGGAGGCATGAACGCGGTCTCCGGACAGTTCCCATACCAGGTATCGCTGACATCGCTATCCAACCAGCACTTCTGCGGCGGTGCCATCATTGGTGATCGTTGGATCTTGACGGCGGGACACTGCCTGATCAACCGTAAGCCGGAGAACGTGATTGCCGTTATTGGTGCGCTTACGAGCGCTCACGGTGGCTTCAACTACGATGCGCAGCAGTTTATCGTGCATCCCAACTTCAACGAATGGACGCAGGAGAATGATATTGCCATCGTGCGTACCAAGTGGACGATCCACTTCAATACGGCCGTGTTTCCGGTGAAGATggcgcgcacatacacactggCCAACCGGGCTGTTCTTGCATCCGGATGGGGTCTAACCACGCTCAGCGTCCCTAAGCCGGCCGATGTGTTGCAGTACGTGGCTCTACGTACGATCAGCAACGATGACTGTTCGCAGCGGTTCCGCAACCTCCAGAATCGCGTCATCACTTCGAGCAATCTGTGCACGTTCAGCCGAAATGAACAGGGTACTTGCATGGGAGACTCCGGTGGCCCGCTGGTAAGCGACGGTGAGCTGGTCGGTCTCGTGTCGTGGGGAATTCCGTGCGCCGTCGGCTATCCGGACGTGTACGTGCGCGTTGCATCGTTCCGCGCCTGGATCACGGCAATCACGGGCGTGTACTAA